The DNA segment AGCCACCACAATCATTTCTTCAACGAGTTTGGTTTTAATATTATCTATTGCTGCCTCTATAAGAGTACTTCTATCATAAGATGTTTTTAGAGTAACCCCTTCCGGAAGTCCTTTTTCTACCTCTTTCATTTTCTCTTTTACATCATTGATCACTTTATCGGCGTTTTCACCGTAGCGCGCAACGATAATTCCGCCCACTACCTCACCTTTGCCGTCAACATCAAAAATACCCGTCCGCAGATCGCCACCCATTTGCACTGATGCAACATCTTTCACACGAACTGGAATGCCCTGATTATTGCCGACGCCAATGTTTTCGATATCTTCAATATTATTGATGTAACCAAGACCGCGAATGATGTAAGCCATATCTGCCATCTCGAATTTTCGGCCACCGACGTCATTATTATTGGTCTTCACCGCCTTCATTACGTCTAATAAGGAAATATTGTAGTATTGCAATTTTACCGGATCGATCACCAGTTGGTATTGTTTTTCGAACCCACCAAAAGAGGCGACTTCTGAAACGCCAGGTACTGTTTGTAGGGCAAATTTGATATACCAATCCTGTAAGGCACGCTGATCGCCCAGATCCATGTCTGGTGCATCTAAATGATACCAGTACACATGACCTACGCCTGTACCATCGGGCCCGAGCGTCGGAGTAACATCTTGTGGAAGTAATCGCTGTGCATAATTGAGCCGTTCCATGACCCGTGTTCTTGCCCAATAAATATCGACATCATCGTCGAAAATAACATACACGAAACTCATCCCAAACATGGAGGACGCTCGAATATTTTTAATTTTCGGAATCCCCTGCAGATTACTGACCAAGGGAAAAGTTACCTGATCCTCGATGATCTGTGGACTTCTTCCCATCCACTCCGTGAAGACGATTACCTGATTTTCACTCAAATCAGGAATCGCATCAATCGGATTATTTCGGACGGCAAAGATCCCCCAGATAAACAGACCTGCTGCAATCAGCAGTACAAAGTATCGGTTTTTAAGAGATAATCTTATTAAATTTTGAATCATTATATTTTATCAGTTTACTTAATTTCCTCCTGCACTTCCCCACAGGTAAGCATTCCTTTACCGTAATAAGGATTTTTAACGTCTTTAGAAGAACTTAACCAGAAAGCACCTTTGCTGTCATTATACATTGGGCAGAAGACTTTATAAACCGGCTTTGAAGCGCCGAAATCTTTAACCAAATCATAAAAATCTGCACTTAACAAATCCAGATGTTCTCTTTGATGTTCGATATTTCCAGCATTTTCCGCGATGTGTTCTGCATGTTCTTTAATCTCAGCGACGATATCTGCGTATTCTTTTTTTTGCTCCGTCGAAAAACTGGTTTGGTCAATTTTCGCTAGCGACTGTACCATATCTTTACCGGAAGAAGCTGCCTCCCCAGCATTATCATCTGCGAGCGCTGAAGTTAGTTGCATATAGTTTGAAGTGAGATTATCCAGATTGGCGGAGGATTTTTTGGCTTCAACAACGGTCATGTTTTCATTCATGGACATACCCTCCATTGTTTCGCCATCTTTCATGCCGTTCATATCGTGCTGCATGGTGGTATTAGCGGTTTGTTCTTTGTTTTCTTTACAGGCACTTACTGTTAATGCGCCAAGGGTCAAAAGACCTATTACTGCTATTTTCATTGTTTTGATTTTTAAGTTATTAATTATTGAAATAAGTTTCATAGTTGGATTGGTTTTCGAAATACAATACATTATCATTTTCGTCTGCCTTTGCAATAATCGCAGTTGCTTTATCGACCGGTTTCTTAGATACTGGATCCAAAGCAATACGTGCGCTTTCTTGGGTCGGGATCTTCTCCTGACAATCTGCGCAACAGCCGTAATAAATTTTGCCGTCATATTTTACTTCCAGTTGTTTTTTACCCATGTAGGCATTATTCACCATGCATACTTCATCGTTTGGAAGAAGGTCGCCAACTTTGGGCTGACCATTAACGACAGCAGCATTTACAATTTCATTGTTATTATTGGTTTCAGGACTGTTACAAGAATAGAGAAACAAGGCCAATACGGCCATTATTCCAAATGTCAAATTTTTCATGAAATTTAGATTTAAGATTAAGATTGAATTAAAAGATGCGTGACGCATAGACTGGCTCTACGAGTTAATCGTATACTATTATGAATATGACCATAGTAGCATTTCGGTAGATCAAAAAGTTGAGCACAATAAGTATAACGAGTTAATAAAGGACAAACGCACTTTAGAACATCGCATAACTCGGGCTGTAAGAACGGTATTTAACCTATTTTTGGCGGTTGCCAAATGGTGTGAAATCCACTGGAATAAAATGGACTAAGATAATAGAATTGCGATCTTTTGGAAGTAAAATCAAACTTGTTTTGAGAATTTAGAAACTTATCGCTATTAGCGAGCACTGGATAT comes from the Chryseobacterium sp. SNU WT5 genome and includes:
- a CDS encoding efflux RND transporter permease subunit, with translation MIQNLIRLSLKNRYFVLLIAAGLFIWGIFAVRNNPIDAIPDLSENQVIVFTEWMGRSPQIIEDQVTFPLVSNLQGIPKIKNIRASSMFGMSFVYVIFDDDVDIYWARTRVMERLNYAQRLLPQDVTPTLGPDGTGVGHVYWYHLDAPDMDLGDQRALQDWYIKFALQTVPGVSEVASFGGFEKQYQLVIDPVKLQYYNISLLDVMKAVKTNNNDVGGRKFEMADMAYIIRGLGYINNIEDIENIGVGNNQGIPVRVKDVASVQMGGDLRTGIFDVDGKGEVVGGIIVARYGENADKVINDVKEKMKEVEKGLPEGVTLKTSYDRSTLIEAAIDNIKTKLVEEMIVVAIIVIVFLFHWRSALSIIIQIPITIAIAFILLNAFGLSSNIMSLTGIALAIGVIVDNGIIMSENAYKNLSDWQNHNQNKNS
- a CDS encoding DUF3347 domain-containing protein is translated as MKIAVIGLLTLGALTVSACKENKEQTANTTMQHDMNGMKDGETMEGMSMNENMTVVEAKKSSANLDNLTSNYMQLTSALADDNAGEAASSGKDMVQSLAKIDQTSFSTEQKKEYADIVAEIKEHAEHIAENAGNIEHQREHLDLLSADFYDLVKDFGASKPVYKVFCPMYNDSKGAFWLSSSKDVKNPYYGKGMLTCGEVQEEIK